One genomic window of Molothrus aeneus isolate 106 chromosome 22, BPBGC_Maene_1.0, whole genome shotgun sequence includes the following:
- the BCL9L gene encoding B-cell CLL/lymphoma 9-like protein isoform X2 → MHPDNKLPSHGKAGSSSALAQHHNVSQAPTCNLGSKGVGAGSHGSKATQISPGNSGLKNSQNTVPNFSSLKGKVKRERSISVDSGEQREASTPSQDTESKGEVAPRSKRRCVLERKQPYSGDEWCSGPDSEEDDKPISSAHSCNVADPAMSTAPQLGPGSNPLPNLSESSASGVPHGAAPGLRSEAAGGGGGGTGKQHSQFVYVFTTHLANTAAEAVLQGRADSILAYHQQNVPRAKLDQAPPAPKVLGVAEPLPINPPAANTPQSQPLAPQASQPQPQPPPPQPPAPPPQAISQTPLPAPSSLPQEGTSEDGRRDLTPNSLGNNSSNNQPGSNHPNTPTASASTMQPGQVDSSATPSSSLLGEGPGMPGNGQAGLGPRNTMNSEGLSKEQLEHRERSLQTLRDIERLLLRSGEAEPFLKSSQNAGEGGTAPQPQAAPAQPPAPPASIKKYEEPLQSMISQTQSLGGPSLEHEVPHHPGADMGQQMNMMMQRLNQDSLTPEQVAWRKLQEEYYEEKRRKEEQISIHGRPMQEIMIPQSMGSMMMRGPPPPYHSKPGEQWPPGMGSQLRGPIDVQDPLQLRGGPPFPGPRFPGNQMQRVSGFGGMQNMPLDALGPMNALQRPVRPSMGWSDDMSPMGGPGNFPQGTLPYPPGQGDPERFMNPRAREEILRHQLMEKRPVAMQRPMGISNNSMSQGMEMERMMQAHRQMDPSMFAGQITGETLSSAPMGMDFAGTRGMLSPPMSQSGLRDMDTPMGPGNLNMNMNVNMNMNMNLNVQMTPQQQMMMSQKMRGAEMMTHQGMNPEELARVRAQNGNGGAILTGPQKMMIPSQFPNQGQQGFSTGQGSYPSLPQEMGSGSDMFSPEQGTMSVGSISGTTRLSHIPLPPASNPTPTPGGNLANMHPAPSRGLGRRPSDLTININQMNSPSMGHLKSPTLSQVHSPLVTSPSASLKSPQTPSQMISMPPSNQSGSLKSPQVMSSSLNVRSPTGSPSRLKSPSMAVSSPGWVPSPKATMPSPGVNQSKQTLNMNSSASIGALEQGSLPSGPRSSSSAPASNTSSTMNPNMPFTSSPDPSPSQNPLSLMMSQMSKYAMPSSTPLYHNAIKTIATSDDELLPDRPMLPPGSVTGNQPNQLHLNSVGPGSAQSPMGMNLPGQQPLSHEPPPTSMMSSPNPLGSNIPMHPSGPGAGVPPQNPMMLPPGPQDSLNQQCGPVPNSSQMIPSNQLVFPRMQQPHNAMSSPAGGMPMAPSAGGGPGMQQHYPPGMPLPPEDLPSQQPGQMPPQQHMMGKNIPPRIGDPYPPVLPGVASVLNDPELSEVIRPTPTGIPEFDLSRIIPSEKPSSTLQYFPKSDSQAPKSQPSNLHLMNLQNMMAEQPPVRPGMNAPSLPGQQGVQRGLSMPMCHPGQVPMLGRTGIPPQQGMMGNSMHQGMMSPQQSLMAQQNFMLMQAKQRSMSVSGEMYAQTGHMMSPQGSLMGPPPQQNLMVTHQMRQRSVSLDSQMSYIPGPGNMANLPF, encoded by the exons ATGCACCCTGACAACAAACTGCCCAGCCATggcaaggcaggcagcagcagtgccctggcccagcaccaCAATGTGAGCCAAGCACCCACCTGTAACTTGGGCTCAAAGGGCGTGGGGGCAGGCAGCCATGGCAGCAAGGCCACTCAGATTTCCCCTGGCAACTCTGGACTGAAAAACAGCCAGAACACTGTCCCAAACTTCAGCTCCTTGAAGGGCAAGGTGAAGCGGGAACGAAGCATCTCAGTGGACTCCGGAGAACAGCGAGAAGCTAGCACCCCATCACAGGACACAGAATCAAAAG GTGAGGTGGCTCCCCGCAGTAAGCGACGGTGTGTGCTGGAAAGGAAGCAGCCGTACAGTGGCGATGAATGGTGCTCTGGGCCGGACAGCGAGGAAGACGACAAACCCATCAGCAGTGCACACA GCTGTAATGTAGCAGATCCTGCGATGTCCACGGCCCCACAGCTTGGCCCAGGGTCCAACCCGCTGCCTAACCTGAGCGAGAGCAGTGCTTCCGGAGTGCCCCATGGTGCTGCCCCTGGCCTGCggtcagaggctgcaggaggcgGAGGCGGCGGAACAGGGAAGCAGCATTCACAGTTTGTTTACGTCTTTACAACGCACCTTGCTAACAC agctgcagaagctgTCCTGCAGGGCCGAGCTGACTCCATTCTGGCCTACCATCAACAGAATGTCCCACGGGCAAAGTTAGACCAG GCACCACCTGCTCCTAAAGTGCTGGGCGTTGCTGAGCCACTTCCAATTAACCCTCCTGCTGCCAATACTCCACAGTCCCAGCCACTGGCTCCTCAAGCAAGTcaaccacagccacagcctccccCACCACAGCCTCCAGCCCCACCACCTCAGGCCATCAGTCAAACACCTTTGCCTGCACCCAGCAGCCTGCCTCAGGAAGGGACAAGTGAAGATGGCCGGAGAGATCTGACTCCCAACTCTTTGGGGAACAATAGCAGCAACAACCAGCCTGGAAGTAACCATCCAAATACGCCCACTGCATCTGCCAGCACCATGCAGCCTGGGCAGGTGGACTCCTCTGCcacacccagctccagcctccttgGAGAGGGCCCAGGGATGCCGGGGAATGGGCAGGCAGGCCTGGGCCCCAGGAACACCATGAACTCAGAAGGGCTCtcaaaggagcagctggagcaccgAGAGCGTTCTCTGCAGACCCTGAGAGACATTGAGCGTCTGCTGCTGCGCAGTGGGGAGGCTGAGCCCTTCCTCAAGTCCAGCCAAAATGCAGGTGAGGGGGGGACTGCCCCTCAGCCacaggctgcccctgcccagccccccGCGCCCCCTGCCAGCATCAAGAAGTATGAAGAGCCTCTGCAGTCCATGATCTCCCAGACCCAGAGCCTTGGTGGGCCCAGCCTGGAACATGAGGTGCCTCACCACCCTGGCGCTGACATGGGACAGCAGATGAACATGATGATGCAGCGGCTGAACCAGGACAGCCTGACACCGGAGCAAGTGGCCTGGAGGAAGTTGCAGGAAGAGTACTACGAGGAAAAGCGACGGAAAGAGGAGCAGATCAGCATCCATGGCCGGCCCATGCAGGAGATCATGATTCCTCAGTCGATGGGGAGCATGATGATGCGTGGGCCTCCACCACCCTACCACAGCAAGCCTGGAGAGCAGTGGccaccagggatgggcagccagCTGCGGGGACCCATAGATGTGCAGGATCCTCTGCAGCTGCGGGGAGGGCCACCCTTCCCTGGCCCACGGTTCCCTGGGAATCAAATGCAGAGAGTATCTGGCTTTGGAGGGATGCAGAACATGCCCTTGGATGCTCTTGGGCCTATGAATGCCTTGCAGAGGCCAGTCAGGCCCAGCATGGGATGGAGCGATGATATGTCTCCTATGGGAGGCCCTGGGAACTTTCCACAAGGCACCTTGCCCTACCCACCAGGGCAAGGAGACCCAGAAAGGTTTATGAATCCCCGTGCCAGAGAGGAGATTCTGCGGCATCAGCTCATGGAGAAACGCCCAGTGGCAATGCAGAGGCCCATGGGGATATCCAACAACTCCATGAGCCAGGGCATGGAAATGGAGAGGATGATGCAGGCTCACAGGCAGATGGATCCATCCATGTTTGCTGGGCAGATAACGGGTGAGACCCTGAGCAGTGCCCCAATGGGAATGGATTTTGCAGGCACTCGGGGGATGCTGAGCCCTCCTATGAGTCAGTCAGGCCTTCGGGACATGGACACACCCATGGGCCCTGGCAACCTCAACATGAACATGAATGTCAATATGAACATGAACATGAACCTCAATGTCCAAatgaccccacagcagcagatgatGATGTCCCAGAAGATGAGGGGCGCTGAAATGATGACCCACCAGGGCATGAACCCTGAGGAGCTGGCCAGGGTTAGGGCTCAGAATGGCAATGGCGGTGCAATACTAACGGGACCCCAGAAAATGATGATTCCCTCACAGTTCCCCAACCAAGGACAGCAAGGCTTCTCGACAGGGCAAGGGTCTTatcccagcctgccccaggaGATGGGCAGTGGCTCAGACATGTTtagccctgagcagggcaccATGTCTGTTGGGAGCATCAGTGGCACCACCAGACTCAGCCACAttcctctgcctccagcctcCAATCCCACTCCCACACCAGGGGGAAACCTGGCCAACATGCACCCAGCACCTTCCCGGGGGCTGGGCCGCCGGCCCTCTGACCTCACCATCAACATCAACCAGATGAATTCCCCCAGTATGGGTCACCTCAAGTCTCCCACCCTTAGCCAGGTGCATTCGCCACTGGTCACCTCCCCATCTGCCAGTCTCAAGTCCCCACAGACACCCTCGCAGATGATCAGCATGCCACCTTCAAACCAGTCTGGATCCCTCAAGTCCCCCCAGGTGATGAGTTCCTCCCTCAACGTCCGGTCTCCAACTGGCTCACCAAGCCGCCTGAAGTCCCCTTCTATGGCTGTTTCTTCCCCTGGTTGGGTGCCATCTCCCAAAGCCACCATGCCCAGCCCAGGAGTCAACCAGAGCAAGCAGACTCTCAATATGAACTCATCTGCTTCCATCGGAGCACTGGAGCAGG GTTCTCTCCCTTCTGGGCCTCGGAGCAGCTCTTCTGCACCAGCCAGCAACACCTCTAGCACCATGAATCCAAACATGCCTTTTACTTCCTCTCCAGATCCATCCCCTTCCCAGAACCCCCTCTCACTGATGATGTCCCAGATGTCCAAGTATGCCATGCCCAGCTCCACACCACTTTACCACAATGCCATCAAGACCATCGCCACCTCTGATGATGAGCTGCTGCCAGACAGGCCTATGCTCCCACCTGGAA GCGTGACGGGGAATCAGCCAAATCAACTGCACTTGAACTCTGTGGGGCCTGGatctgctcagagccccatggGAATGAACCTACCTGGTCAGCAGCCCCTTTCCCACGAACCACCCCCCACCTCTATGATGTCCTCCCCAAACCCTCTGGGCTCCAACATTCCTATGCATCCAAGTGGGCCAGGGGCGGGCGTGCCCCCCCAGAACCCCATGATGCTGCCCCCGGGTCCCCAGGACTCATTGAACCAGCAGTGTGGCCCTGTGCCCAACAGTTCACAGATGATTCCTTCCAACCAGCTCGTGTTCCCCCGCATGCAGCAGCCCCACAATGCCATGTCATCTCCTGCCGGAGGCATGCCCATGGCCCCCAGTGCAGGAGGTGgccctgggatgcagcagcatTACCCACCAGGGATGCCCTTGCCACCTGAGGaccttccctcccagcagcctggccagatGCCCCCTCAGCAGCACATGATGGGCAAGAACATCCCTCCTCGGATTGGTGACCCCTACCCGCCCGTGCTTCCTGGGGTGGCGTCGGTGCTGAACGACCCCGAGCTCAGTGAGGTCATCCGCCCCACGCCCACGGGGATCCCGGAGTTTGACCTGTCCAGGATCATCCCATCAGAGAAGCCAAGCAGCACCTTGCAGTATTTCCCCAAGAGCGACAGCCAGGCACCCAAATCTCAGCCTTCCAACCTCCACCTCATGAACCTGCAGAACATGATGGCTGAGCAGCCCCCCGTGCGTCCAGGTATGAATGCTCCCagcctccccgggcagcagggTGTGCAGAGGGGACTCAGCATGCCCATGTGCCATCCCGGACAAGTGCCCATGCTGGGCAGGACAGGCATACCGCCCCAGCAAGGCATGATGGGCAATAGCATGCACCAGGGCATGATGTCTCCGCAGCAGAGCCTGATGGCCCAGCAGAATTTCATGCTGATGCAGGCCAAGCAGAGAAGCATGTCTGTGTCAGGGGAGATGTATGCCCAGACAGGACATATGATGTCACCTCAGGGCTCTCTCATGGGGCCCCCACCTCAGCAGAACCTCATGGTCACACACCAGATGAGGCAGAGGAGTGTCTCCCTGGACAGCCAGATGAGTTATATCCCTGGGCCTGGGAACATGGCGAACTTGCCTTTTTAA
- the BCL9L gene encoding B-cell CLL/lymphoma 9-like protein isoform X1 has product MHPDNKLPSHGKAGSSSALAQHHNVSQAPTCNLGSKGVGAGSHGSKATQISPGNSGLKNSQNTVPNFSSLKGKVKRERSISVDSGEQREASTPSQDTESKGEVAPRSKRRCVLERKQPYSGDEWCSGPDSEEDDKPISSAHSCNVADPAMSTAPQLGPGSNPLPNLSESSASGVPHGAAPGLRSEAAGGGGGGTGKQHSQFVYVFTTHLANTAAEAVLQGRADSILAYHQQNVPRAKLDQAPPAPKVLGVAEPLPINPPAANTPQSQPLAPQASQPQPQPPPPQPPAPPPQAISQTPLPAPSSLPQEGTSEDGRRDLTPNSLGNNSSNNQPGSNHPNTPTASASTMQPGQVDSSATPSSSLLGEGPGMPGNGQAGLGPRNTMNSEGLSKEQLEHRERSLQTLRDIERLLLRSGEAEPFLKSSQNAGEGGTAPQPQAAPAQPPAPPASIKKYEEPLQSMISQTQSLGGPSLEHEVPHHPGADMGQQMNMMMQRLNQDSLTPEQVAWRKLQEEYYEEKRRKEEQISIHGRPMQEIMIPQSMGSMMMRGPPPPYHSKPGEQWPPGMGSQLRGPIDVQDPLQLRGGPPFPGPRFPGNQMQRVSGFGGMQNMPLDALGPMNALQRPVRPSMGWSDDMSPMGGPGNFPQGTLPYPPGQGDPERFMNPRAREEILRHQLMEKRPVAMQRPMGISNNSMSQGMEMERMMQAHRQMDPSMFAGQITGETLSSAPMGMDFAGTRGMLSPPMSQSGLRDMDTPMGPGNLNMNMNVNMNMNMNLNVQMTPQQQMMMSQKMRGAEMMTHQGMNPEELARVRAQNGNGGAILTGPQKMMIPSQFPNQGQQGFSTGQGSYPSLPQEMGSGSDMFSPEQGTMSVGSISGTTRLSHIPLPPASNPTPTPGGNLANMHPAPSRGLGRRPSDLTININQMNSPSMGHLKSPTLSQVHSPLVTSPSASLKSPQTPSQMISMPPSNQSGSLKSPQVMSSSLNVRSPTGSPSRLKSPSMAVSSPGWVPSPKATMPSPGVNQSKQTLNMNSSASIGALEQGSLPSGPRSSSSAPASNTSSTMNPNMPFTSSPDPSPSQNPLSLMMSQMSKYAMPSSTPLYHNAIKTIATSDDELLPDRPMLPPGSMSGVTGNQPNQLHLNSVGPGSAQSPMGMNLPGQQPLSHEPPPTSMMSSPNPLGSNIPMHPSGPGAGVPPQNPMMLPPGPQDSLNQQCGPVPNSSQMIPSNQLVFPRMQQPHNAMSSPAGGMPMAPSAGGGPGMQQHYPPGMPLPPEDLPSQQPGQMPPQQHMMGKNIPPRIGDPYPPVLPGVASVLNDPELSEVIRPTPTGIPEFDLSRIIPSEKPSSTLQYFPKSDSQAPKSQPSNLHLMNLQNMMAEQPPVRPGMNAPSLPGQQGVQRGLSMPMCHPGQVPMLGRTGIPPQQGMMGNSMHQGMMSPQQSLMAQQNFMLMQAKQRSMSVSGEMYAQTGHMMSPQGSLMGPPPQQNLMVTHQMRQRSVSLDSQMSYIPGPGNMANLPF; this is encoded by the exons ATGCACCCTGACAACAAACTGCCCAGCCATggcaaggcaggcagcagcagtgccctggcccagcaccaCAATGTGAGCCAAGCACCCACCTGTAACTTGGGCTCAAAGGGCGTGGGGGCAGGCAGCCATGGCAGCAAGGCCACTCAGATTTCCCCTGGCAACTCTGGACTGAAAAACAGCCAGAACACTGTCCCAAACTTCAGCTCCTTGAAGGGCAAGGTGAAGCGGGAACGAAGCATCTCAGTGGACTCCGGAGAACAGCGAGAAGCTAGCACCCCATCACAGGACACAGAATCAAAAG GTGAGGTGGCTCCCCGCAGTAAGCGACGGTGTGTGCTGGAAAGGAAGCAGCCGTACAGTGGCGATGAATGGTGCTCTGGGCCGGACAGCGAGGAAGACGACAAACCCATCAGCAGTGCACACA GCTGTAATGTAGCAGATCCTGCGATGTCCACGGCCCCACAGCTTGGCCCAGGGTCCAACCCGCTGCCTAACCTGAGCGAGAGCAGTGCTTCCGGAGTGCCCCATGGTGCTGCCCCTGGCCTGCggtcagaggctgcaggaggcgGAGGCGGCGGAACAGGGAAGCAGCATTCACAGTTTGTTTACGTCTTTACAACGCACCTTGCTAACAC agctgcagaagctgTCCTGCAGGGCCGAGCTGACTCCATTCTGGCCTACCATCAACAGAATGTCCCACGGGCAAAGTTAGACCAG GCACCACCTGCTCCTAAAGTGCTGGGCGTTGCTGAGCCACTTCCAATTAACCCTCCTGCTGCCAATACTCCACAGTCCCAGCCACTGGCTCCTCAAGCAAGTcaaccacagccacagcctccccCACCACAGCCTCCAGCCCCACCACCTCAGGCCATCAGTCAAACACCTTTGCCTGCACCCAGCAGCCTGCCTCAGGAAGGGACAAGTGAAGATGGCCGGAGAGATCTGACTCCCAACTCTTTGGGGAACAATAGCAGCAACAACCAGCCTGGAAGTAACCATCCAAATACGCCCACTGCATCTGCCAGCACCATGCAGCCTGGGCAGGTGGACTCCTCTGCcacacccagctccagcctccttgGAGAGGGCCCAGGGATGCCGGGGAATGGGCAGGCAGGCCTGGGCCCCAGGAACACCATGAACTCAGAAGGGCTCtcaaaggagcagctggagcaccgAGAGCGTTCTCTGCAGACCCTGAGAGACATTGAGCGTCTGCTGCTGCGCAGTGGGGAGGCTGAGCCCTTCCTCAAGTCCAGCCAAAATGCAGGTGAGGGGGGGACTGCCCCTCAGCCacaggctgcccctgcccagccccccGCGCCCCCTGCCAGCATCAAGAAGTATGAAGAGCCTCTGCAGTCCATGATCTCCCAGACCCAGAGCCTTGGTGGGCCCAGCCTGGAACATGAGGTGCCTCACCACCCTGGCGCTGACATGGGACAGCAGATGAACATGATGATGCAGCGGCTGAACCAGGACAGCCTGACACCGGAGCAAGTGGCCTGGAGGAAGTTGCAGGAAGAGTACTACGAGGAAAAGCGACGGAAAGAGGAGCAGATCAGCATCCATGGCCGGCCCATGCAGGAGATCATGATTCCTCAGTCGATGGGGAGCATGATGATGCGTGGGCCTCCACCACCCTACCACAGCAAGCCTGGAGAGCAGTGGccaccagggatgggcagccagCTGCGGGGACCCATAGATGTGCAGGATCCTCTGCAGCTGCGGGGAGGGCCACCCTTCCCTGGCCCACGGTTCCCTGGGAATCAAATGCAGAGAGTATCTGGCTTTGGAGGGATGCAGAACATGCCCTTGGATGCTCTTGGGCCTATGAATGCCTTGCAGAGGCCAGTCAGGCCCAGCATGGGATGGAGCGATGATATGTCTCCTATGGGAGGCCCTGGGAACTTTCCACAAGGCACCTTGCCCTACCCACCAGGGCAAGGAGACCCAGAAAGGTTTATGAATCCCCGTGCCAGAGAGGAGATTCTGCGGCATCAGCTCATGGAGAAACGCCCAGTGGCAATGCAGAGGCCCATGGGGATATCCAACAACTCCATGAGCCAGGGCATGGAAATGGAGAGGATGATGCAGGCTCACAGGCAGATGGATCCATCCATGTTTGCTGGGCAGATAACGGGTGAGACCCTGAGCAGTGCCCCAATGGGAATGGATTTTGCAGGCACTCGGGGGATGCTGAGCCCTCCTATGAGTCAGTCAGGCCTTCGGGACATGGACACACCCATGGGCCCTGGCAACCTCAACATGAACATGAATGTCAATATGAACATGAACATGAACCTCAATGTCCAAatgaccccacagcagcagatgatGATGTCCCAGAAGATGAGGGGCGCTGAAATGATGACCCACCAGGGCATGAACCCTGAGGAGCTGGCCAGGGTTAGGGCTCAGAATGGCAATGGCGGTGCAATACTAACGGGACCCCAGAAAATGATGATTCCCTCACAGTTCCCCAACCAAGGACAGCAAGGCTTCTCGACAGGGCAAGGGTCTTatcccagcctgccccaggaGATGGGCAGTGGCTCAGACATGTTtagccctgagcagggcaccATGTCTGTTGGGAGCATCAGTGGCACCACCAGACTCAGCCACAttcctctgcctccagcctcCAATCCCACTCCCACACCAGGGGGAAACCTGGCCAACATGCACCCAGCACCTTCCCGGGGGCTGGGCCGCCGGCCCTCTGACCTCACCATCAACATCAACCAGATGAATTCCCCCAGTATGGGTCACCTCAAGTCTCCCACCCTTAGCCAGGTGCATTCGCCACTGGTCACCTCCCCATCTGCCAGTCTCAAGTCCCCACAGACACCCTCGCAGATGATCAGCATGCCACCTTCAAACCAGTCTGGATCCCTCAAGTCCCCCCAGGTGATGAGTTCCTCCCTCAACGTCCGGTCTCCAACTGGCTCACCAAGCCGCCTGAAGTCCCCTTCTATGGCTGTTTCTTCCCCTGGTTGGGTGCCATCTCCCAAAGCCACCATGCCCAGCCCAGGAGTCAACCAGAGCAAGCAGACTCTCAATATGAACTCATCTGCTTCCATCGGAGCACTGGAGCAGG GTTCTCTCCCTTCTGGGCCTCGGAGCAGCTCTTCTGCACCAGCCAGCAACACCTCTAGCACCATGAATCCAAACATGCCTTTTACTTCCTCTCCAGATCCATCCCCTTCCCAGAACCCCCTCTCACTGATGATGTCCCAGATGTCCAAGTATGCCATGCCCAGCTCCACACCACTTTACCACAATGCCATCAAGACCATCGCCACCTCTGATGATGAGCTGCTGCCAGACAGGCCTATGCTCCCACCTGGAAGTATGTCAG GCGTGACGGGGAATCAGCCAAATCAACTGCACTTGAACTCTGTGGGGCCTGGatctgctcagagccccatggGAATGAACCTACCTGGTCAGCAGCCCCTTTCCCACGAACCACCCCCCACCTCTATGATGTCCTCCCCAAACCCTCTGGGCTCCAACATTCCTATGCATCCAAGTGGGCCAGGGGCGGGCGTGCCCCCCCAGAACCCCATGATGCTGCCCCCGGGTCCCCAGGACTCATTGAACCAGCAGTGTGGCCCTGTGCCCAACAGTTCACAGATGATTCCTTCCAACCAGCTCGTGTTCCCCCGCATGCAGCAGCCCCACAATGCCATGTCATCTCCTGCCGGAGGCATGCCCATGGCCCCCAGTGCAGGAGGTGgccctgggatgcagcagcatTACCCACCAGGGATGCCCTTGCCACCTGAGGaccttccctcccagcagcctggccagatGCCCCCTCAGCAGCACATGATGGGCAAGAACATCCCTCCTCGGATTGGTGACCCCTACCCGCCCGTGCTTCCTGGGGTGGCGTCGGTGCTGAACGACCCCGAGCTCAGTGAGGTCATCCGCCCCACGCCCACGGGGATCCCGGAGTTTGACCTGTCCAGGATCATCCCATCAGAGAAGCCAAGCAGCACCTTGCAGTATTTCCCCAAGAGCGACAGCCAGGCACCCAAATCTCAGCCTTCCAACCTCCACCTCATGAACCTGCAGAACATGATGGCTGAGCAGCCCCCCGTGCGTCCAGGTATGAATGCTCCCagcctccccgggcagcagggTGTGCAGAGGGGACTCAGCATGCCCATGTGCCATCCCGGACAAGTGCCCATGCTGGGCAGGACAGGCATACCGCCCCAGCAAGGCATGATGGGCAATAGCATGCACCAGGGCATGATGTCTCCGCAGCAGAGCCTGATGGCCCAGCAGAATTTCATGCTGATGCAGGCCAAGCAGAGAAGCATGTCTGTGTCAGGGGAGATGTATGCCCAGACAGGACATATGATGTCACCTCAGGGCTCTCTCATGGGGCCCCCACCTCAGCAGAACCTCATGGTCACACACCAGATGAGGCAGAGGAGTGTCTCCCTGGACAGCCAGATGAGTTATATCCCTGGGCCTGGGAACATGGCGAACTTGCCTTTTTAA